Part of the Permianibacter fluminis genome, CCGGCTTTTTTTCCAGCTCCTGCAGAAACCGGGTGCTGTCGCTGACGTAGGCGCGATCGATCTTGCTCATGGTCTACTCCTGACAAAAGGCCCGATTGTGGTCGGGCCTGAAAACCCACTTAGAATTCGGCGTTTTTCGGTGTCCGCGGGAACGGGATCACGTCACGGACGTTTTGCATACCGGTGACATAGGCCACGCAGCGCTCCAGGCCCAGGCCGAAACCGGCATGTGGCACGGTGCCATAGCGGCGCAGATCGCGGTACCACCAGTAATTCTCGATCGGCAGGCCCATTTCCTTCAGCCGCTCATCGAATACATGCAGGCGCTCTTCGCGCTGCGAGCCACCGATGATTTCGCCGATGCCCGGTGCCAGCACGTCCATCGCGGCGACGGTTTTGCCGTCGTCGTTCAGGCGCATGTAGAACGCCTTGATGTCTTTCGGGTAGTTCATCATGACGACCGGCCGGCCGACGTGTTTCTCGGCGATGTAGCGCTCGTGCTCCGATTGCAGATCCATGCCCCATTCGACCGGGAACTGGAATTTCTCGCCGCTGGCTTTCAGGATCTTGACCGCTTCGGTGTAATCCATCCGGACGAATTCGGTCGCGACGATGGCTTCCAGCCGCGAAATGGCGGTCGGTTCGATCCGTTCGGTGAAGAAGTGCATGTCATCCATGCGCTCGTTCAGCACCGCGCGGCAAATGTATTTCAGCATCGCTTCGGCGTGGTCGGCGTCGGCAGCCAGATCGGCAAAGGCGATTTCCGGCTCGACCATCCAGAATTCGGCCAGATGGCGGCTGGTGTTGGAGTTTTCGGCGCGGAAGGTCGGGCCAAAGGTGTAGACCTTGGACATCGCCATCGCATAGGTCTCGGCGTTGAGCTGGCCGGACACGGTCAGGAACGCCTCTTTGCCGAAGAAGTCCTGCGAGTAGTCGATTTTGCCGTCCGGTGTGCGCGGCGTGTTGACCTGGTCCAGGGTCGAGACCCGGAACATCTCGCCGGCGCCTTCGCAGTCACTGGCGGTGATGATCGGGCTCGCCACCCAGACAAAGCCCTGCTCGTGGTGGAAGCGGTGGATGGCCTGGGCAATGCAGTTGCGGACCCGGGTCACCGCGCCGATGACGTTGGTGCGGGCGCGCAGGTGGCCCTGCTCACGCAGGTATTCGAAGCTGTGCGGCTTCGGGCTGATTGGGTAGGTTTCCGGGTCTTCGACCCAGCCGAGCACGGTGATGCTGTCGGCCTTCAGCTCGATGGCCTGACCGGCGGCCGGCGACGGTACCACGGTGCCAACGATGTCGACCGAACAGCCAGCGGTCAGCTTCAGCACTTCATCCTGATAATTGGCCAGATTTTGTTCGGCCACCACCTGCACCGGGTGGAAGCCCGAGCCATCATGCACGTTGATGAAAGACAGGCCGGCTTTCGAATCGCGGCGGGTGCGAACCCAGCCCTGGATGCGAACCTGGCTGCCGGCGGCAGCCTTGCCTTTCAAGACATCGGCAATGGCCAAACGAATCATCTCAACAGTCCTCTCTTGTCGTTACGACGAGCAATCGTCGTCGTTGCAGTCAGTCAATTCCCAGGTTGCTGTCGCTCGGCCAATGACCGTCGATCAGCGGCCGAGCCCGGATCAGCAATGACCGCAGGGGCAGGGGTAAATCGGGGTGGCGGTGGCGCGCCGTCGCTGGCGGCCGGTCACTCTATCGCCTGGTCGGCGAGTTGAATACGTTCGGCCAATCGACGATTGATGGCACGCTTCTGCTCGTCATCAAGCTGGTGCCAATTCAGCACTTCCTCAAAGCTGCGGCCACAGCCGCGGCAGATTTCGTCGCCAAGCACGGTACTGCAGACGCCGATGCAGGGCGAGGCGGTGTCACTGCGCTTGCCGGAAAGAGAAATACTCACAACCTGATCTACCCATTGTCCGGGCTGGTAAAACCGGCCGCTATGGTAGCCTGTGGCCCGGTCATGACGCCACCGGCTACCGGACGGTA contains:
- the asnS gene encoding asparagine--tRNA ligase, with product MIRLAIADVLKGKAAAGSQVRIQGWVRTRRDSKAGLSFINVHDGSGFHPVQVVAEQNLANYQDEVLKLTAGCSVDIVGTVVPSPAAGQAIELKADSITVLGWVEDPETYPISPKPHSFEYLREQGHLRARTNVIGAVTRVRNCIAQAIHRFHHEQGFVWVASPIITASDCEGAGEMFRVSTLDQVNTPRTPDGKIDYSQDFFGKEAFLTVSGQLNAETYAMAMSKVYTFGPTFRAENSNTSRHLAEFWMVEPEIAFADLAADADHAEAMLKYICRAVLNERMDDMHFFTERIEPTAISRLEAIVATEFVRMDYTEAVKILKASGEKFQFPVEWGMDLQSEHERYIAEKHVGRPVVMMNYPKDIKAFYMRLNDDGKTVAAMDVLAPGIGEIIGGSQREERLHVFDERLKEMGLPIENYWWYRDLRRYGTVPHAGFGLGLERCVAYVTGMQNVRDVIPFPRTPKNAEF
- a CDS encoding DUF1289 domain-containing protein, translated to MHSHGAFVKSHGGYEIQRDDYEIQRQGPLPSGSRWRHDRATGYHSGRFYQPGQWVDQVVSISLSGKRSDTASPCIGVCSTVLGDEICRGCGRSFEEVLNWHQLDDEQKRAINRRLAERIQLADQAIE